The Salvelinus namaycush isolate Seneca chromosome 1, SaNama_1.0, whole genome shotgun sequence genome has a window encoding:
- the LOC120052436 gene encoding neuronal acetylcholine receptor subunit beta-4-like translates to MNWLLRNDRYNKLIRPAVNRTERVTVKLQVSLAQLISVNEREQIMTTNVWLTQHWDDYRLSWDPSQYDGIDKLRIPSRHIWLPDIVLYNNADGTYEVTVFTNAIVQFNGSIVWLPPAIYKSACKIEVKHFPFDQQNCTLKFRSWTYDHTELDLVLKTGVASMDDFTPSGEWDILALPGRRTVNPLDPTYVDLTYDFIIKRKPLFYTINLIIPCVLITSLAILVFYLPSDCGEKMTLCISVLLALTVFLLLISKIVPPTSLDVPLIGKYLMFTMVLVTFSIITSVCVLNVHHRSPSTHTMPPWVKVVFLNKLPHLLFMRRPQNNSARQRLRQQRQLRARRSILADLGYPATTAAAMSSSSAFLSSASAFASPGHFYNKVTAPLGYTHTFRKGEARSTEFLPNSFSSSQDLRQRGSPDWGGDVQEAVDGVRFVADHMMGDDDNQNVIEDWKYVAMVVDRMFLWIFIIVCVTGTLGLFLQPLFQHSIVPIQQPSSDTPHT, encoded by the exons ATGAACTGGCTGCTTAGAAACGATCGCTACAACAAGCTGATCCGCCCAGCTGTGAACAGGACAGAGCGGGTCACTGTCAAACTACAGGTGTCCCTGGCCCAACTCATCAGTGTG aatgagagagagcagATTATGACCACCAATGTTTGGCTCACACAG CACTGGGATGACTACAGGCTATCATGGGACCCTTCTCAATATGATGGCATTGACAAGCTTCGTATTCCTTCCAGACACATCTGGCTACCTGATATTGTGCTCTATAACAA TGCGGATGGAACCTATGAGGTAACAGTCTTCACCAATGCCATTGTCCAGTTCAACGGCAGCATCGTCTGGCTCCCTCCGGCCATCTATAAGAGTGCCTGCAAGATCGAGGTCAAGCACTTCCCCTTTGACCAGCAGAACTGCACGCTCAAGTTCCGGTCATGGACCTACGACCACACCGAGCTCGATTTGGTCCTGAAGACAGGGGTGGCCAGCATGGACGACTTCACTCCCAGTGGGGAATGGGACATCTTGGCCCTGCCGGGCAGGCGGACGGTTAACCCTCTGGATCCTACCTACGTGGACCTCACCTATGACTTCATCATCAAGAGGAAGccactgttctacaccatcaacCTAATCATCCCCTGTGTCCTCATCACCTCTCTGGCCATCCTGGTCTTCTACCTGCCGTCTGACTGTGGGGAGAAGATGACTTTGTGTATCTCAGTCCTCCTGGCCCTCACTGTGTTCCTCCTCCTGATCTCCAAGATCGTCCCTCCCACCTCGCTGGACGTGCCTCTGATCGGGAAGTACCTAATGTTCACCATGGTGCTGGTTACCTTCTCCATCattaccagtgtgtgtgttctcaatGTACACCACCGCTCCCCCAGCACACACACCATGCCCCCCTGGGTCAAGGTAGTGTTCCTCAACAAGCTGCCCCATCTGCTCTTCATGAGACGCCCGCAGAATAACTCTGCCCGCCAGCGGCTACGCCAGCAGAGACAACTCCGAGCTCGCAGGTCCATCCTGGCGGACCTGGGCTACCCTGCCACCACCGCTGCCGCCATGTCTTCCTCTtctgccttcctctcctctgcctcggCCTTCGCCTCCCCGGGACACTTTTACAACAAAGTCACAGCGCCGCTGGGGTACACCCACACCTTCAGGAAGGGGGAGGCCCGCTCCACCGAGTTCCTGCCCAACAGCTTCTCCTCCTCCCAGGACCTCCGCCAGAGAGGCAGCCCAGACTGGGGGGGAGATGTACAGGAGGCAGTGGACGGGGTCCGCTTCGTGGCTGATCACATGATGGGGGACGATGATAACCAGAAT GTGATTGAGGACTGGAAGTATGTGGCAATGGTGGTGGACCGTATGTTCCTGTGGATCTTTATAATAGTGTGTGTGACTGGAACCCTGGGTCTCTTCCTCCAGCCTCTATTTCAGCATTCAATAGTCCCCATCCAGCAGCCCAGCTCAGACACACCCCATACCTGA
- the LOC120056066 gene encoding neuronal acetylcholine receptor subunit alpha-3-like produces the protein MSQLVKVDEVNQIMETNLWLRHIWNDYKLRWDPKNFGGVEFIRVPSSRIWKPDIVLYNNAVGDFQVDDKTKALLRYNGDVTWIPPAIFKSSCKIDVTYFPFDYQNCTMKFGSWTYDKAKIDLVLIGSTINLHDFWESGEWTIINAPGYKHDIKYNCCEEIYTDITYSLYIRRLPLFYTINMIIPCLLISFLTVLVFYLPSDCGEKITLCISVLLSLTVFLLVITETIPSTSLVIPLIGEYLLFTMIFVTLSIVITVFVLNVHYRTPKTHTMPCWVRSVFLGLLPRVMFMTRPKRDPERLPGGVVQQLMPPASRPCVVHTTGTLQGQQKPQALVSTVAASVLPSLAQRQRLFISTELTNLNNLSLGGGGDSVNAGSSFLCCEGRCNCCWRQRSTKLPTDTGGGGGGVGSIGTHSGGGAAGIGGVCGGGGSSCSSSESLDGRLRTLSPHFSPEVREAMESVKYIAENMRIQNEAKEVQDDWKYVAMVIDRIFLWVFILVCILGTAGLFIQPLLLFDM, from the exons ATGTCCCAGCTGGTCAaagtg GATGAAGTTAACCAGATTATGGAGACAAACCTGTGGCTGAGACAT ATCTGGAATGACTACAAACTGAGGTGGGATCCCAAAAACTTTGGAGGAGTGGAGTTCATTCGAGTGCCTTCCAGCAGGATATGGAAGCCAGATATCGTGCTGTACAATAA TGCAGTAGGAGATTTCCAGGTGGACGATAAGACCAAAGCCCTGCTTCGCTACAACGGGGATGTGACCTGGATCCCTCCGGCCATCTTCAAGAGCTCCTGCAAGATTGACGTTACCTATTTCCCTTTCGACTACCAGAACTGCACCATGAAGTTTGGCTCTTGGACTTATGACAAGGCCAAGATAGACCTGGTTCTGATTGGCTCCACCATCAACCTCCATGACTTCTGGGAGAGTGGCGAGTGGACGATTATCAACGCCCCGGGTTACAAACACGACATCAAGTACAACTGCTGTGAAGAGATCTACACAGACATCACCTACTCCCTGTACATCAGACGGCTGCCTCTCTTCTACACCATCAACATGATCATCCCTTGTCTGCTCATCTCCTTTCTCACTGTGCTGGTCTTCTACCTGCCTTCTGACTGTGGGGAGAAGATCACCCTCTGTATctccgtcctcctctctctcactgtgttccTCCTGGTCATCACCGAAACCATCCCGTCTACGTCGCTGGTCATCCCCCTCATCGGGGAGTACCTCCTCTTCACCATGATCTTCGTCACCCTCTCCATTGTCATCACCGTGTTCGTGCTGAACGTGCACTACCGCACGCCCAAGACCCACACCATGCCGTGCTGGGTGCGCAGTGTCTTCCTGGGGCTTCTACCCAGGGTCATGTTCATGACCCGGCCGAAGAGGGACCCTGAGAGGCTGCCTGGGGGGGTGGTTCAGCAGCTGATGCCCCCAGCCTCGCGACCCTGTGTGGTCCACACCACAGGAACCCTGCAGGGGCAGCAGAAGCCCCAGGCCCTGGTCTCCACCGTGGCTGCCAGTGTGCTCCCAAGCCTGGCCCAGCGACAGCGCCTCTTCATCAGCACAGAGCTCACCAACCTCAATAACCTTAgccttggtggtggtggtgactcGGTCAATGCGGGCTCCAGCTTCCTGTGTTGCGAGGGCCGCTGCAACTGCTGCTGGCGCCAGAGGTCCACCAAGCTGCCCACTGATacgggaggagggggtggaggggtggggaGCATCGGGACCCACAGTGGAGGAGGGGCTGCTGGGATTGGGGGGGTCTGTGGAGGCGGTGGAAGCTCCTGCTCCAGCTCAGAGTCTCTGGATGGCAGGCTGAGGACCCTGTCCCCTCACTTCTCACCGGAGGTCAGGGAGGCCATGGAAAGTGTCAAGTACATCGCCGAAAACATGAGAATACAGAACGAAGCCAAGGAG GTCCAGGATGACTGGAAGTACGTTGCCATGGTGATCGACAGGATATTCCTGTGGGTGTTCATCTTGGTGTGTATCCTGGGGACCGCTGGGCTCTTTATCCAGCCCCTCCTATTGTTCGATATGTGA